A part of Falco cherrug isolate bFalChe1 chromosome 16, bFalChe1.pri, whole genome shotgun sequence genomic DNA contains:
- the KCTD20 gene encoding BTB/POZ domain-containing protein KCTD20 isoform X1, with product MSRHSSLRKRNQLLTSRRPSMNVNSAGGTDWSRNLESSCSVENVTVAVHESEESNVVLGGHSPAAVPRTEGLDSECRHTACPVNPQINSMLSAPEDTHNCHFQDGNKRQSEYFNTQERHGCCTLSSTSNSQTAAPEKVTLVVDGTRFAVNPQIFTAHPDTMLGRMFGPGREYNFTRPNEKGEYEIAEGISSAVFRTVLDYYKTGIINCPDGISIPDLRDTCDYLCINFDFNTIKCQDLSALLHELSNDGAHKQFDSYLEELILPIMVDSARKGERECHIVVLTDEDTVDWDEDHPPPMGEEYSQILYSSKLYRFFKYIENRDVAKAVLKERGLKNIRIGIEGYPTCKEKVKRRPGGRSEVIYNYVQRPFIQMSWEKEEGKSRHVDFQCVRSKSLTNLVSVGDDVSEDHEVIMHHPPQVDELDRLNAPFSQMAVNDLPD from the exons CTCTTCTCTTAGGAAACGCAACCAACTCCTCACATCACGGAGGCCCAGCATGAATGTTAATTCTGCTGGTGGGACAGACTGGTCAAGAAATCTGGAGTCCAGTTGCTCTGTGGAAAACGTAACGGTAGCAGTCCATGAGTCAGAAGAAAGTAATGTGGTGCTAGGAggtcacagccctgctgcagttCCCAGGACTGAGG GTTTAGATTCTGAATGCCGACACACTGCTTGTCCAGTAAATCCGCAGATCAATAGCATGTTGTCTGCTCCTGAAGACACGCACAACTGTCACTTCCAAGATGGAAATAAGAGACagtcagaatattttaatacGCAGGAACGCCATGGATGCTGCACTTTGTCTTCAACCAGCAATTCACAAACAGCAGCTCCAGAGAAAGTGACGCTTGTGGTAGATGGCACACGCTTTGCAGTGAATCCACAGATTTTCACTGCTCACCCTGATACTATGCTTGGAAG AATGTTTGGACCAGGAAGAGAATATAATTTCACCAGGCCAAATGAAAAGGGAGAATATGAAATCGCAGAAGGAATTAGCTCAGCTGTGTTCCGGACTGTGCTG GATTATTACAAAACTGGAATCATTAACTGCCCTGATGGGATTTCCATCCCGGACCTTCGAGACACATGTGATTACCTCTGCATAAACTTTGATTTCAACACAATCAAATGTCAAGATTTAA GTGCCCTCTTACACGAGCTCTCCAACGATGGTGCTCACAAGCAGTTTGATAGCTACCTAGAGGAGCTAATTCTGCCTATAATGGTGGATAGCGCAAGGAAAGGGGAACGTGAGTGCCATATTGTTGTGCTGACAGATGAAGACACCGTGGACTGGGATGAAGATCATCCACCTCCAATGGGAGAGGAGTACTCGCAAA TCCTTTACAGTTCCAAGCTGTACAGATTCTTCAAGTACATTGAGAACCGCGATGTTGCAAAAGCAGTATTAAAGGAACGGGGCCTGAAAAATATTCGCATTGGCATTGAAG GGTATCCCACCTGTAAAGAGAAGGTGAAGAGGAGGCCTGGTGGCCGATCCGAAGTGATATACAACTATGTTCAACGGCCGTTCATCCAGATGTcatgggaaaaggaagagggcAAAAGCCGTCATGTTGATTTCCAGTGTGTTCGGAGCAAATCTCTAACAAACCTAGTCTCTGTGGGTGATGACGTTTCGGAGGACCATGAGGTTATAATGCATCACCCCCCACAAGTAGATGAACTGGACAGGCTAAACGCACCGTTCTCCCAAATGGCTGTTAACGATCTACCAGATTAG
- the KCTD20 gene encoding BTB/POZ domain-containing protein KCTD20 isoform X2, with amino-acid sequence MNVNSAGGTDWSRNLESSCSVENVTVAVHESEESNVVLGGHSPAAVPRTEGLDSECRHTACPVNPQINSMLSAPEDTHNCHFQDGNKRQSEYFNTQERHGCCTLSSTSNSQTAAPEKVTLVVDGTRFAVNPQIFTAHPDTMLGRMFGPGREYNFTRPNEKGEYEIAEGISSAVFRTVLDYYKTGIINCPDGISIPDLRDTCDYLCINFDFNTIKCQDLSALLHELSNDGAHKQFDSYLEELILPIMVDSARKGERECHIVVLTDEDTVDWDEDHPPPMGEEYSQILYSSKLYRFFKYIENRDVAKAVLKERGLKNIRIGIEGYPTCKEKVKRRPGGRSEVIYNYVQRPFIQMSWEKEEGKSRHVDFQCVRSKSLTNLVSVGDDVSEDHEVIMHHPPQVDELDRLNAPFSQMAVNDLPD; translated from the exons ATGAATGTTAATTCTGCTGGTGGGACAGACTGGTCAAGAAATCTGGAGTCCAGTTGCTCTGTGGAAAACGTAACGGTAGCAGTCCATGAGTCAGAAGAAAGTAATGTGGTGCTAGGAggtcacagccctgctgcagttCCCAGGACTGAGG GTTTAGATTCTGAATGCCGACACACTGCTTGTCCAGTAAATCCGCAGATCAATAGCATGTTGTCTGCTCCTGAAGACACGCACAACTGTCACTTCCAAGATGGAAATAAGAGACagtcagaatattttaatacGCAGGAACGCCATGGATGCTGCACTTTGTCTTCAACCAGCAATTCACAAACAGCAGCTCCAGAGAAAGTGACGCTTGTGGTAGATGGCACACGCTTTGCAGTGAATCCACAGATTTTCACTGCTCACCCTGATACTATGCTTGGAAG AATGTTTGGACCAGGAAGAGAATATAATTTCACCAGGCCAAATGAAAAGGGAGAATATGAAATCGCAGAAGGAATTAGCTCAGCTGTGTTCCGGACTGTGCTG GATTATTACAAAACTGGAATCATTAACTGCCCTGATGGGATTTCCATCCCGGACCTTCGAGACACATGTGATTACCTCTGCATAAACTTTGATTTCAACACAATCAAATGTCAAGATTTAA GTGCCCTCTTACACGAGCTCTCCAACGATGGTGCTCACAAGCAGTTTGATAGCTACCTAGAGGAGCTAATTCTGCCTATAATGGTGGATAGCGCAAGGAAAGGGGAACGTGAGTGCCATATTGTTGTGCTGACAGATGAAGACACCGTGGACTGGGATGAAGATCATCCACCTCCAATGGGAGAGGAGTACTCGCAAA TCCTTTACAGTTCCAAGCTGTACAGATTCTTCAAGTACATTGAGAACCGCGATGTTGCAAAAGCAGTATTAAAGGAACGGGGCCTGAAAAATATTCGCATTGGCATTGAAG GGTATCCCACCTGTAAAGAGAAGGTGAAGAGGAGGCCTGGTGGCCGATCCGAAGTGATATACAACTATGTTCAACGGCCGTTCATCCAGATGTcatgggaaaaggaagagggcAAAAGCCGTCATGTTGATTTCCAGTGTGTTCGGAGCAAATCTCTAACAAACCTAGTCTCTGTGGGTGATGACGTTTCGGAGGACCATGAGGTTATAATGCATCACCCCCCACAAGTAGATGAACTGGACAGGCTAAACGCACCGTTCTCCCAAATGGCTGTTAACGATCTACCAGATTAG